The genome window GGAGATTAAAGGGTGTGGGGAgtgttggggagagagtgggattgGACCGGGTGGGATAGTGAAAAGTGCGGGGGATGAGGGAGTAAAGTAGGATTGGACCAGGTGAGATATTGAAGGGTGTAGGGAATGATGGGGAGTGGTATGTTGGGAATGCGTTATTGATTTTGGCCATAAACCTCTTCTTACTTGGCCTCCAGGAGGACGCCCTGGAAATTCAAGGCTCCTCGTCCACTCCATGCTCCTCCCTGAATGAGGCTGACCCAGACCTGGTCATTCTTGTTGAGGGTCAGTATTGCTGgcatggatgctgcctgggcttGACTTGCTGACAGGATGCTATGGATGTAACTCAGGGCTTCTCTATTTTTCATCAGGTGCACCTCGGTGTTGCCTGAATTTGACAACCCGAGCAGTGAGTAGGTGAAGTAGTAAATCCCAGCCACAGGAGCAGTGAAGATCCCAGTTGAAGGGTTATAGCCAGAACCTTTGTTCACAATAACTGTGTCATAGACGATGTGACCTGGTCCAATCGGGTTCTTGCCATCGGACACCTTGGCGTGGAAAATGATGCTTGGCACATCTGGAAATGAAGGTTACATTGGAATGAAGGACCAGGAA of Stegostoma tigrinum isolate sSteTig4 chromosome 21, sSteTig4.hap1, whole genome shotgun sequence contains these proteins:
- the LOC125462893 gene encoding complement C1q-like protein 3 isoform X3 — its product is MTNTGKVIWLFSALCHFSCWSTTSQDCTWASELTFQDVKDAIDKLKQLDILNTRIANLEQQVATLQTYVPSIIFHAKVSDGKNPIGPGHIVYDTVIVNKGSGYNPSTGIFTAPVAGIYYFTYSLLGLSNSGNTEVHLMKNREALSYIHSILSASQAQAASMPAILTLNKNDQVWVSLIQGGAWSGRGALNFQGVLLEAK
- the LOC125462893 gene encoding complement C1q-like protein 3 isoform X1; this encodes MTNIGKVIWLFSALCHFSCWSTTSQDCTWASELTFQDVKDAIDKLKQLDILNTRIANLEQQVATLQTYVPSIIFHAKVSDGKNPIGPGHIVYDTVIVNKGSGYNPSTGIFTAPVAGIYYFTYSLLGLSNSGNTEVHLMKNREALSYIHSILSASQAQAASMPAILTLNKNDQVWVSLIQGGAWSGRGALNFQGVLLEAK